Sequence from the Bacteroidales bacterium genome:
TGAATGCCGATACATTGCGTGAAGCTCAAAAATATCCTGAAAAATACGCCGATCTGATCGTTCGTGTGGCAGGTTATTCCGATTATTTCAATGATCTGAGCGAAGATCTGCAGAATGAAATCATCAAACGTACCGAACATGAGACGATTTAACCGTTTTTCGCAAACAAATCATAAACAAAAAGCGGAGGACCAATTTTATGTTTAACAAAGAGACCTATCAAAAACGTAGAGATGCCCTAAGGAAAGAATTCAAGGACGGTATCCTTTTCTTCTACGGCAATGATGAAAGCCCGATGAATTACGCCGACAATCCTTTTCCCTTTCGTCAGGACAGTACTTTCCTTTATTACTTTGCACTCGATAAGCCCGAGTTATATGCCGTGATGGATATTGACGAAGGGAAGGAGTATATTTTCGGGGATGATTTCACGGTGGAGGATTTTGTTTGGATGGGCTATCAGCCGCCGATCAAAGAACAAAGCAAGGCCGCGGGAATTGAAAATACCGGCAACATCAAAGAGCTTACTGAGTTACTCGAAAAAGCAAAAAAACAGGGAAGAAACATACGATTCCTGCCCCCTTACAGGGCAGAACACGAGCTGAAGCTGTTAAGGCTTCTCGGCCTTGCTCCTGAACAGTCTCAGGAAAAAGCTTCCATTGAAATGATAAAGGCTATCGGCGAACAACGCAACATCAAATCCGATGAAGAGATTGCTGAAATAGAGAAAGCCGTGAACATCAGTGTTGACATGCACCTGGCTGCCATGCACACCGCCAGGCCAGGGATGAAAGAGTACGAGGTGATGGCAAAAGTGCACGAGGTAGCCCACAGAAATGGAGGTAACATTTCATTCCCTATCATTGCAACCATTCATGGAGAATTTCTGCACAACCACTATCATGGAAACACTATCCAAAGCGGTGACCTGTTCCTTCTGGATGCCGGCGCGGAAACAGGAATGCTCTATGCAGGCGATTTGTCCAGCACCTTTCCGGTAGATCCCAAATTTACTCAGGCACAAAAAGACATTTACCAAGTAGCCTTTAAAGCCCATGAAGGAGCAATGAAGGCCTTGAAGCCTGACAAAAACTTCATGGAAGTACATCTTGAAGCCGCCCGGAACCTAGCTGAAGGGATGAAAGATATGGGGTTTATGAAAGGCAACGTGAATGATGCCGTGGAGGCGGGTGCCCACGCTCTCTTCTTCCCTTGCGGACTCGGCCACCTGATGGGTATGGATGCCCATGATATGGAAAATCTGGGTGAACAATACGTGGGATATGCAGGCAAACCCAAAAGTAAACAGTTCGGGCTCAAATCGGTAAGGCTGGGTCGCCCGCTAAAACCAGGCTTCGTGATTACCATTGAACCAGGCGTATACTTCAGCCCCCAATTGATTGATGATTGGGAAGCGGCAAAGAAGCATAGCGATTTCATCAATTATGACAAGGTGGAAGAATACAAAACGTTTGGCGGTACGCGAAATGAAGAAAATGTATTGATCACCGAAGATGGATACCAGATACTGGGAAAACAGAAACCCAAAACCCTCGAACAGGTGGAAGAAGAAAGAGAAAAGGCATTCAGTGGGGAACTGACAAATAGGATCAGCTAGAATCCTCCGGGGCACTGGCAGACGATTAAAACCATCGATATGCATACCGATGGCGAACCACTGCGGGTGATTGCCAGTGATCAAAGGAGAAACCATACTGGAAAAAAGACGTTATTTCAGGGACCCTCTCGATGATCTGCGAACCGGCTTGATGTGAGAGGCCCGTGGAAATGCCGATATGTACGGTGCCGTCATCACCCCTCCTACAACCGAAGATGCTGATTTCGGTACTTTCTTCCTTCACAATGAAGGTTACAGCACCATGTGCGGCCACGCCATCATCGCATTGAGCAAAATGGTGATGGAAACCCGCATGATAGGAAAAAAGGTGATGAACCCGAACTGATCATCAACGCTCCTCCGGGTAAAATATATGCCCGGGCATACCGCAAAAATAAACTTGTATATAAAGTATCTTTCAAAAATGTACCGCCTTTCGTGTTATGGAAAGATCAGACGGTTGAAGTGCCGGAACTGGATACCATCCCGGTTGATGTTGCTTATGGCGGGGCTTTTTATGCATTCTGCCGAGCAAACAACATAGATGTGAAGCTGTAAGCGACAGATTACAATAAGCTGATCGATTATGGAAGAAGGATCAAACAGGCGGTAATGGAGCAACATGAGATCAAACATCCCTTTGAGGAGGATCTGAGCTTCCTTTACGGTACCATCATCACTGGTGAACCTCATGATACCGGGCACCACAGCCGCAATGTATGTGTATTTGCCGGAGGGGAGGTTGATCGCTCATCCACAGGTTCGGGCGTCAGTGCAAGAGCTGCCATCCATCATGCAAAAGGTAAGTTAAAAACCGGGGAAGAGATTACAGTGGAAAGTATCTTGGACATGTTGATGACCGTAAAGGTAACTGAAAAAACGAAGTACGGACCCTTTGATGCTGTTATCCGAGAAGTATCGGGAACGGCATCTTTCACCGGTCAGCACCGTTTTTATTTTGACACTGATGATCCAATCAGGAGAGGATTTATCTTCAAATAGTGGTATATATTTTTGTAACCACTACATTCCTTTGTGCTCCTTTGTAACATACTTTAATTTCCTTTGTGGTTCAGCAATTCATATTTAACCACAATGGCACACAAAAGCCTTTTCAAACAAGTCCCTGGACTCATGAATAGGCCGAGATTGCGTAGTATTAGGTATAACAGGGATCTCCCGATCATTAAAATCCGAATATTATGGTTAAATTCGTTTCTCCAAAAACAGCCAAAATGGATATTCTAAAAAGGGTTAAATTTGATTTTCAGCATTTATAATAGTTAATTGTCTTTTTAGACCAGACACATCAATTATTTCGATAAATCCAATATGATCTGGTTGTCCTCAGGAATGATTCTCAGGCCTGAATCATCTTCCCTGGTAAAAGCTCCCTTCACTGCAGAAATAAGATATTCATTCCCTTTATAGTTTAAGTTCAGTTTTTTATGGCCTGTTTTGGCAATGGGCAATTCCGTATTTTCGGAATATGACAATTCAAGGAACCAATTTTCAGGCTCTTTCCCCTGGCTACTGATGCTTATTGTAGATTCATCAAACTTTACGTTTATCTTTCCCTCACGGGAATAAACAGGCCAGGTGATATTTAGCTGTCCTTCAATGCTGTCGGTAACTTCAGGAGCACCTCCTTTTACCTGGGGTAAACCCTCACGGGATAGTGCCTTTAACCTTAAACCGGCTACGGTTTGATTGGAACTCCACATGAAACCGTCAACCACGGGAAGGGTATAATAATAACAACTGGTAGTGGTTCCTTTTTCAGTTAGATAATCCGATTCAACCTTTTCATCAAATATGTGAATATCCCTGAAACGCATGGTGCCATCTTCCCAAAGGATGTTGGCCCTGTAATACCGGGAATTAAACCATACTGTCTTAAGATCTTTTTCTGAATAGTCCTGAAGCACAGTTACGGAGGTAGGAGGCGTTACGTGGTAATTTTTCTTAAACCATTCACCTGTTTCTCCCAGGTTTTTAACCACTAATTTTCCTTCTTCCTTCAATTTTTTGATGAGGGGCAACTGGAATTGATATCCCTCTTTCATTTTTTTCCAGGTAAAGGAATTTTCCTGGCCGGCTTGTGTATAGGCATACTCCATAGATGGACCGTTAATGAACCAATCGAAATACCATTTCACCCATTCTGGATTTCCGCCAGTAGCGTTATAAACCGGCTCGAGTGACATCACCCTTTGCCTGTCTCCACCCAATCCATTATCATACTGGTGGATGGGATCGCTTCCCAGCATTCGGAATATGGGAACGGGTATTTGATTTTCTTCATTTTGTGCCGGCATATAGGCATTTTTCACACTTGGATAATAGCCTTGATTCCAGTATCCACCCCACAGGGTATATCCGTCGGTTCCAATTTGATCCTTACAGTTGGCGGAGGCAACTATCCCGTATTCTTCATACATATAGCGCAGGGTATGGGCATCGATAAACCAGGAACCGACTGACCGGGGGTAGTAACCGAATATTTCCCTGAAGTCTTCCATATAGGTATCCACCAGTTTTTCTCTTTCCTCGGGGGTATATCCTGTAGCAAAGCCCACATCGGCGTGCCAGTCCCACGGATATCTTCCCCGCCATTCATAGCCGCTGTTTTCGACCAGGGGTTGAGGTATCTCCCACCAGGCTCCTATTTCGAACCTGTCTGAAGGCAGATCTTTCAGCAGCTCCTGGTATCTTGGATCCATCAGCGCATCGTACTGAAGGAGGAATGTGCCTTTAAGGTTATGTTTGTTCAGGGCTTCTATCTGCTTAACCACTGTTTGGTAAAGGACCTCTTCCGTTATCCAGTCAATACGAGGTTCACACTGCCGTATGAAGTTGACGATATTCACAATTTTTGGTGATTCAGCTTTTGGCTCCTTGTTTTTCTTCGATTGGGGAGATTTTGCCTTTTGAAAGCCATGTTCCTTATTGTTGTCTTGACTTTGCCCTTCACTTTCACCGTTCAGGGATGTTGAATTTATGGCCAATAGATTTGCCGGAGCCATAGTTTCACCAGGGATTGTTCTGGTATTATGTCCTAATAGTCCAATATTACGGGAACAGAGAAGGGATAATACAAAAAGCAAACTAACAAATAAAGTTTTTTTCAGATTCATGGTTTTCAATTTCATTTCGGTTAAACAATATTATAAAAATCCAATAAAAGAGTCTAGTCTAAAAAGGCGGGTATACTGAGCTAATTGTTTAAAAGTTATCTATTGAATTTCAGAGATCTACTAGAGCCGTTTAGCGCCTTATCAGCCAAAATCCAGCTTTTTATACCGGACTTATAAAATATGATCAACAATTTTTTTTATAAACCGGAACATTGAGTTTCTGCATAGTCGGAACAGCCAATATGGTCCGATCTAAGTTAATACCTCATTTTTCAATACAATACTTCCATGGCCTGAAATGATCACCAATTTCTACGGTCTGGCGAGAGCATTGAATCTAGTTTATCCTTGATATGATCATATCAAGGATTTTCGTTCAAATTGTTCGGCTGGCAGAGAACTTCTACAATATGCTTAATATCAGTATTTCCCGTATTCCTGCAATGTTTCCCACCATGCCATGATGTTTTCCGTGGGTACACCACCTTGAATCACATGTATGGGGGCAAAGATAAAGCCGCCACCGGGGGCCAGGTCTTCTATCCTGCGTTTGGTCTCGTCCCTTACCTCCCGGGGCGTTCCATAGGGCATGACAAACTGGGTATCACAACTACCACCCCAGATGGTCAACTCCCTTCCATATTCCTTTTTAAATTTTTGGGTATCCATGCCCGTGCAGTTTACCTGGAAGGGATTTAGGATATCCACACCAGCTTCAATAAGTAGGGGTATGGTCTCCATGATGGCCCCATCGTTGTGGAAAAATATATAGGTTTTTGATTTTGCCTGTTTTTTGATGAATTCAAACAGTCTTTTGTGATAGGGCCAGATCAGTTCTTTATAAAGCGCCAGGTCCACCAGTAAGCTGCTTTGTGTTCCCAGGTCATCGGCACAGGAGGCCACCAGGATATTCTCGCCCACAGCCTCCAGCGCCCGCTTCCAGTATTGCATTTTAACCTCCAGGATTTTTTCCATGATGGCCTGAACTACTGAAGGATTAAGATACATATCCGTCAGGAACTTTTCGTAACCGGTCATCCACATGGCGTGTTCCCACATGCCTGAGCTCATACGTCCCATCACATAGGCCTTCTTTTCATCATAAACGATGCTGTCGGCCTCTTTTTTCAGATCTTCATAACGCACCGGATCCAGGGCATCCGGCCAGGGATAATTTTCCACATCCTGCACAGTTTGAACATGTGCCAGGGGATGTTTATACACATCGTAATAAAGATCGTTTTCCAAAGGCATTCGCCACTGCATACCCCATTCGTCCTCAATATAGTGATATCCATCTGCTGTGCCCAGGTCTTTTAACTGACTTCCCTCCGGTACTTTGGGTCCCACATTTTTTACATCTACCTTCAGGTAATCAATCACATCCTCACCGGTGTAAGCCATTTGTGTGATGGGATCTTTCACCTGTGCGGGTTCTTTAAGACCCAGATGCTTTTTTAGCTTCTGCAGGGCCTTTATGTTGATACCGGTAACCATGGTTCCCCCAAGGTCAAAAGGGATTCTGTCGGGCTCTTTGTGCGCGAGCGCTGTGACTACTCTTTCATAAGGGGTGTATTGCTTCATAGAAACATTTTTCTATTGGTAATCATGATTCTG
This genomic interval carries:
- a CDS encoding proline racemase family protein, producing MRPRHHRIEQNGDGNPHDRKKGDEPELIINAPPGKIYARAYRKNKLVYKVSFKNVPPFVLWKDQTVEVPELDTIPVDVAYGGAFYAFCRANNIDVKL
- a CDS encoding proline racemase family protein; translation: MYGAVITPPTTEDADFGTFFLHNEGYSTMCGHAIIALSKMVMETRMIGKKVMNPN
- a CDS encoding aminopeptidase P family protein, whose translation is MFNKETYQKRRDALRKEFKDGILFFYGNDESPMNYADNPFPFRQDSTFLYYFALDKPELYAVMDIDEGKEYIFGDDFTVEDFVWMGYQPPIKEQSKAAGIENTGNIKELTELLEKAKKQGRNIRFLPPYRAEHELKLLRLLGLAPEQSQEKASIEMIKAIGEQRNIKSDEEIAEIEKAVNISVDMHLAAMHTARPGMKEYEVMAKVHEVAHRNGGNISFPIIATIHGEFLHNHYHGNTIQSGDLFLLDAGAETGMLYAGDLSSTFPVDPKFTQAQKDIYQVAFKAHEGAMKALKPDKNFMEVHLEAARNLAEGMKDMGFMKGNVNDAVEAGAHALFFPCGLGHLMGMDAHDMENLGEQYVGYAGKPKSKQFGLKSVRLGRPLKPGFVITIEPGVYFSPQLIDDWEAAKKHSDFINYDKVEEYKTFGGTRNEENVLITEDGYQILGKQKPKTLEQVEEEREKAFSGELTNRIS
- a CDS encoding proline racemase family protein produces the protein MEQHEIKHPFEEDLSFLYGTIITGEPHDTGHHSRNVCVFAGGEVDRSSTGSGVSARAAIHHAKGKLKTGEEITVESILDMLMTVKVTEKTKYGPFDAVIREVSGTASFTGQHRFYFDTDDPIRRGFIFK